TCCGCCGGTATGGAGTTCCGACAGCTCGTCCGCGGCCGCGTCGACTGGCCCGACGTCGAGCGGGTCGCCCGCGAGCTGGCGGCCCGGTACGACCGCGACGAGGTGCGCGTGCGGTTCCTCGACGCCGACAACTGGCTGTCGACCCCGATGGTCGTCGACGACGACCTCTTCGTGAAGGTGATCACCCGACAGAACACGCTCGTCCACGCGCTGTTCACCACCGGGCGGAACCTCGGGGCGTTCTCGGCCGGCACCGAGGGCTTCTTCGAGCGCTACGAGACGCCCTACGAGATGGCGCGCCACGAGCTGGAGGCGACCGGACGCGTCCGCGAGCTGGGCGTCAACGCGCCAGCACCGGTCGAGGCGTTCGAGGTGGACGGCCTCGGCGTCCTCGTGTTGGAGTACCTCCCGGAGTTCCGAACCCTCGGTGAGCTCGACCGGGCGGCCGTCGCGGGGCTCGCG
The sequence above is a segment of the Halorubrum sp. 2020YC2 genome. Coding sequences within it:
- a CDS encoding RIO1 family regulatory kinase/ATPase — protein: MEFRQLVRGRVDWPDVERVARELAARYDRDEVRVRFLDADNWLSTPMVVDDDLFVKVITRQNTLVHALFTTGRNLGAFSAGTEGFFERYETPYEMARHELEATGRVRELGVNAPAPVEAFEVDGLGVLVLEYLPEFRTLGELDRAAVAGLAPELFATLRTVHDAGMAHGDLRAENVLVADGELYVIDATRVSDDGREAARAYDLASALAALEPLIGAADAVEAALTSYSTEDLLAGERFLDFVAIRPDHEFDAAELRGEFDKRAGELRSGEESRAE